The sequence ATTCTGGCAGGTCTCTTTAGTAATTTCCTTTACCCTATTTATCGGATAAGTTTTCAAGTGGATCTGGTAAGTGTGCTGATTTGTCTGACGATTGCCGTTTTTGGTACTGCTTTTGCCTTCTTCCTATCTATGAAGGCTGTGTCACTCGTTTCTCCGCTGGTTGTATCGGTGGTGAGTGCTAGCGAACCGCTCTCTTCAGCTTTATTAAGTGTTCTTTTTTTGGGATTGGTCATGGATGGTTTTTTGGCCTTAGCTATGGTGTTGATTATCGTTCCGATGATTTTCTTATCTGTAGAAGAAGCAAAACAAGCCAGGTAAAGATGATTATTTGATAGTTGAGGCTTCAAATTTGAGGCCTTTTTTGGTAGAATAGGTATCATTATAACGAACCAGGAGGCACCTATGACTGCTACAAAAATGAACGCTCAAGAAATTATTCAATTTATCGCCAATGCTGAAAAGAAAACCAGTGTCAAAGTAACCTTTGAGGGGCAACTCGCAACTGCTGTGCCTAGCTCTGTTGTCAAACTAAGAAATGTTTTATTCGGAGACTGGAAGGATGTCGCTCCGCTTCTTGAAGGTTTAGTAGAAAATCAAGATTATGTTGTCGAGCAAGATGCTCGTAATTCTGCAGTTCCTTTGTTAGATAAACGTGCTATCAATGCTCGTATCGAGCCAGGTGCTATTATCCGTGACCAGGTTGAAATTGGTGACAATGCTGTTATCATGATGGGAGCTGTAATCAATATCGGTGCTGAAATCGGTGCTGGAACCATGATTGACATGGGTGCCATCCTTGGTGGTCGTGCTATCGTTGGGAAGAACAGCCACGTTGGCGCAGGTGCGGTTTTGGCAGGTGTGATTGAGCCAGCTAGTGCCGATCCAGTCCGTGTCGGGGACAATGTTCTCATCGGAGCCAATGCAGTGGTCATCGAAGGTGTCCAAATCGGTAGTGGTTCAGTTGTCGCTGCAGGAGCTATCGTGACTCAAGATGTCCCAGAAAATGTAGTGGTAGCAGGCGTTCCGGCTCGTATTATCAAAGAAATCGATGCCCAAACCCAACAAAAAACAGCGCTTGAGGATGCGCTTC comes from Streptococcus oralis and encodes:
- the dapD gene encoding 2,3,4,5-tetrahydropyridine-2,6-dicarboxylate N-acetyltransferase translates to MTATKMNAQEIIQFIANAEKKTSVKVTFEGQLATAVPSSVVKLRNVLFGDWKDVAPLLEGLVENQDYVVEQDARNSAVPLLDKRAINARIEPGAIIRDQVEIGDNAVIMMGAVINIGAEIGAGTMIDMGAILGGRAIVGKNSHVGAGAVLAGVIEPASADPVRVGDNVLIGANAVVIEGVQIGSGSVVAAGAIVTQDVPENVVVAGVPARIIKEIDAQTQQKTALEDALRTL